DNA sequence from the Nitrospirota bacterium genome:
GCTGCGGCATAACCGATGACCGGATTCAGCGCTGTTGCCATCGCGAGGGTTGAGTCTGCAAGTGCCCTGCATCTTTCAGCATCTGCCTTGATGCCGCTCAGACATTTTTCAGTAAATAAATTAATCCCATTTGTCAGGATGTCAATTGCAGAAAGAAGATTATAGGCTATTACCGGCATCATGACATTGAGTTCAAGCTGTGATGCCTGTGTCGCATAAGCGATAGTGGTGTCATTCCCTATCACCTGAAAGCAGATCATGTTGAGCATCTCCGCCATTACGGGGTTTATCTTGCCGGGCATTATTGATGATCCCGGCTGCACAGGCGGAAGCTGGATCTCCGCAAAACCGGTGCGGGGGCCTGAGCTTAATAATCTTATATCGTTGGCTATCTTTGTGAGTGTTATTGCCGTCCCTCTCAGAGAAGCGCTGAGTTCCAGCGCCGGATTAACATTTTGGATCCCCTCAAACGGGTTTTCACAACTTTTGAATTTAATGCCAGTGATCTTTCCGATCTCACGTATAACAAAGCTTTTAAATTTCGGAGCGGCATTTATTCCAGTGCCGACAGCATTGCCCCCGATGGGCAGATACAAAAGAGACCCCATTGCATTAGATACCCTGCGAATGTCTTGATTGACCGCCTCCGCATAACCGCCGAATTCCTGGCCAAGCCTTATCGGGACCGCATCCTGCAAATGGGTCCTGCCTGCCTTCACGATTTTGTCGAACTCCCGGGATTTCGTAGACAATGCCTCCTTTAGTTTTTTTAGTTCTGGAAGTAAGCCTTCACTCACGGCTTCAAAGGATGAAATATATATTGAAGCCGGAATCGTGTCATTGGTCGATTGGGCCATGTTTA
Encoded proteins:
- a CDS encoding aspartate ammonia-lyase yields the protein MGELSLPDNVYYGAQTKRALDNFPISGLKLPRRFIRAQGIVKLASARANGALGLLDRKILSAIEKAALEVIDGVHDRHFVVDVYQAGAGTSQNMNANEVIANRAIEILKGRKGDYKLIHPNDHVNMAQSTNDTIPASIYISSFEAVSEGLLPELKKLKEALSTKSREFDKIVKAGRTHLQDAVPIRLGQEFGGYAEAVNQDIRRVSNAMGSLLYLPIGGNAVGTGINAAPKFKSFVIREIGKITGIKFKSCENPFEGIQNVNPALELSASLRGTAITLTKIANDIRLLSSGPRTGFAEIQLPPVQPGSSIMPGKINPVMAEMLNMICFQVIGNDTTIAYATQASQLELNVMMPVIAYNLLSAIDILTNGINLFTEKCLSGIKADAERCRALADSTLAMATALNPVIGYAAAAEVSKEAYRTGKSVKQITVEKKILKEKEANRLLDPLKLTGK